In the genome of Gloeotrichia echinulata CP02, one region contains:
- a CDS encoding BrnA antitoxin family protein, which yields MRKEYDFSKGKRGSVIPTHGKTRITIYLDDEILDKFREEAEMTGMGYQTLINEVLKKYLQSPCDQPLTQEDLRRILREELSARSPIL from the coding sequence ATGAGAAAGGAATATGATTTTTCTAAGGGAAAACGAGGATCTGTAATTCCAACTCATGGAAAAACACGCATTACTATTTATCTAGATGATGAAATTCTAGATAAATTTCGAGAAGAGGCTGAAATGACTGGAATGGGTTATCAGACTCTGATTAATGAGGTTTTAAAGAAATATCTCCAGTCCCCTTGCGATCAACCTCTCACCCAAGAGGATCTACGCCGTATTCTTCGTGAAGAATTATCAGCGCGATCGCCGATCTTGTAG
- a CDS encoding PIN domain-containing protein, translating into MSEIIILDTHIWIWYINRELDQFPTSWLEIIETANQVGISPVSCYEVAASQQRGRLLLPSPVNQWFEEALEPSGISLLPLTVAIASCAVNLSPIHRDPFDRIIIATAIEYQARLASIDGFFRQYPELTTLLMIENG; encoded by the coding sequence ATGTCTGAAATAATTATCCTAGATACTCATATCTGGATTTGGTATATTAATCGAGAATTAGATCAATTTCCAACTTCATGGTTAGAAATAATAGAAACAGCCAATCAGGTGGGAATTTCGCCAGTATCCTGTTATGAAGTAGCTGCTTCCCAACAAAGAGGACGTTTATTATTACCAAGTCCGGTGAATCAATGGTTTGAGGAAGCTTTAGAACCTTCAGGAATATCGCTTTTACCCTTGACTGTGGCGATCGCGTCTTGTGCTGTTAATTTATCACCCATTCATCGAGATCCTTTTGACAGAATTATTATCGCCACAGCCATTGAATATCAAGCGAGATTAGCTAGCATTGATGGGTTTTTCCGTCAATATCCAGAACTGACAACTTTGTTAATGATTGAGAATGGGTAG
- a CDS encoding BrnT family toxin: MVFEYDPKKAKTNWQKHGVSFAEAEMVFFDPLAIHDIDPDSITEERFIAVGIGNYGLPLVVVYTMRDEVIRLISARSATKQEIKAYEKGI; encoded by the coding sequence ATGGTCTTTGAATATGATCCCAAAAAAGCAAAAACCAATTGGCAAAAGCATGGTGTTTCCTTTGCAGAAGCTGAAATGGTGTTTTTCGATCCCCTTGCCATTCATGATATTGATCCAGATTCGATTACTGAAGAACGTTTCATCGCAGTGGGGATAGGAAACTATGGCTTACCACTGGTCGTTGTTTATACCATGCGCGATGAGGTGATTCGACTGATTTCTGCTCGTAGCGCTACAAAACAGGAGATAAAAGCTTATGAGAAAGGAATATGA